From Achromobacter spanius, a single genomic window includes:
- a CDS encoding polyamine ABC transporter substrate-binding protein, with the protein MELKAGMRWALGAVLVAAATSAAMAQNKVVNVYNWAEYTAPDTIPGFEKETGIKVRYDVYDSNDALQAKLLAGKSGYDVVVPSTHYASRQIEAGLFQKLDKSKIPNWKYLDPEVMALVATVDPGNEHAIPWGYGTNGLGYNVTKVKQIMGDDVDLANWDMIFKPENAAKLKECGISMLDEAAQVFPAVLKYLGKDPNSTNAADYQAAMEVLKKIRPYIRQFSSSGYIDELAVGDLCMVYGFSGDVMIARKRAQDAKKPYEVNYFIPKGGAPAWFDLMVIPKDAPHPEEALAFINYIETPKVHAAITNTMFYPNANKEARQFVNKDVAENPMIYPPAEVSKTLYVIKALPLNISRLQNKLWSELKLGN; encoded by the coding sequence ATGGAACTTAAGGCGGGAATGCGCTGGGCGCTCGGCGCGGTGCTGGTCGCGGCGGCCACGTCGGCTGCGATGGCGCAAAACAAGGTCGTCAACGTCTACAACTGGGCCGAATACACGGCCCCGGACACGATCCCGGGTTTCGAAAAGGAAACCGGCATCAAGGTCCGCTATGACGTCTACGACAGCAACGACGCATTGCAGGCCAAGCTGCTGGCCGGCAAGTCGGGTTACGACGTCGTTGTCCCGTCCACCCATTACGCCTCGCGCCAGATCGAAGCAGGCCTGTTCCAGAAGCTGGACAAGTCCAAGATCCCCAACTGGAAGTACCTGGATCCCGAAGTCATGGCGCTGGTCGCCACGGTCGATCCCGGCAACGAACACGCCATTCCGTGGGGCTACGGCACCAACGGCCTGGGCTACAACGTCACCAAGGTCAAGCAGATCATGGGCGACGACGTGGACCTGGCCAACTGGGACATGATCTTCAAGCCCGAGAACGCCGCCAAGCTCAAGGAATGCGGCATCTCGATGCTGGACGAAGCCGCGCAGGTGTTCCCGGCCGTGCTCAAGTACCTGGGCAAGGACCCCAACAGCACCAACGCCGCCGACTACCAGGCCGCGATGGAAGTGCTGAAGAAAATCCGTCCGTACATCCGCCAGTTCAGCTCGTCGGGCTACATCGACGAACTGGCCGTGGGCGACCTGTGCATGGTCTACGGCTTTTCCGGCGACGTCATGATCGCCCGCAAGCGCGCGCAGGATGCCAAGAAGCCCTATGAAGTGAACTACTTCATTCCCAAGGGGGGCGCGCCGGCGTGGTTCGACCTGATGGTCATCCCCAAGGATGCGCCGCATCCCGAAGAGGCGCTGGCGTTCATCAACTACATCGAAACGCCGAAGGTCCATGCGGCCATCACCAACACCATGTTCTACCCGAACGCCAACAAGGAAGCGCGGCAGTTCGTGAACAAGGATGTGGCTGAAAATCCCATGATCTACCCGCCCGCCGAGGTCTCCAAGACCCTGTACGTGATCAAGGCGCTGCCCTTGAACATTTCACGGCTGCAGAACAAGTTGTGGTCCGAGCTGAAGTTGGGAAATTAG
- a CDS encoding ABC transporter ATP-binding protein, translating into MNDSRYSAQQADPDEFVRVSDVVKIFGDVVAVRSVNLSVKRNEIFALLGSSGSGKSTLLRMLAGFEETTSGQILLDGEDITSVPPYRRPVNMMFQSYALFPHMTVEANVAFGLKQEGVDRAEIHDRVFEALDLVQMAGYSRRKPNQLSGGQQQRVALARSLVKRPKLLLLDEPMSALDKQIRQKTQIELVKILEQVGVTCIMVTHDQEEAMTMAHRLAVMTEGQIVQCGTPQDVYAFPNSRFVASFIGSTNMFTGTIVVDEPDHVAIECDELTRPLFVNHGVSEPLGMEVHVSIRPERLLVSREQPDGEYNWAHGMVSHMAWMGSYALYQIRLDSGKTVEASVPSRMLAQMDAPGIDEEIFVSWDADSATVLAS; encoded by the coding sequence ATGAACGATAGCCGTTACTCGGCGCAGCAGGCGGACCCGGACGAGTTCGTCCGGGTCTCCGATGTTGTAAAGATCTTTGGCGACGTGGTGGCCGTGCGTTCGGTCAACCTGTCCGTCAAGCGAAACGAAATCTTCGCGCTGCTGGGCAGCTCGGGCAGCGGCAAGTCCACGTTGCTGCGCATGCTGGCCGGATTCGAGGAAACCACCTCGGGTCAGATCCTGCTGGACGGCGAAGACATCACCAGCGTGCCGCCGTACCGCCGGCCCGTGAACATGATGTTCCAGTCGTACGCGCTGTTCCCGCACATGACGGTCGAGGCCAACGTGGCCTTCGGCCTCAAGCAGGAAGGCGTGGACCGCGCGGAAATCCATGACCGTGTTTTCGAGGCGCTGGACCTGGTGCAGATGGCGGGCTATTCGCGCCGCAAGCCCAACCAGCTTTCGGGCGGGCAGCAGCAGCGCGTGGCGCTGGCGCGCAGCCTGGTCAAGCGTCCCAAGCTGCTTTTGCTTGACGAGCCCATGTCGGCGCTGGACAAGCAGATCCGCCAGAAGACGCAGATCGAGCTCGTGAAGATCCTGGAGCAGGTCGGCGTGACCTGCATCATGGTCACCCACGACCAGGAAGAGGCCATGACCATGGCGCACCGCCTGGCCGTCATGACCGAAGGTCAGATCGTCCAGTGCGGCACGCCGCAGGACGTGTATGCCTTCCCGAACTCGCGCTTCGTCGCCAGCTTCATCGGGTCGACCAACATGTTCACCGGCACCATCGTCGTCGACGAGCCCGATCACGTGGCCATCGAATGCGACGAGCTGACCCGTCCGCTCTTCGTGAACCACGGGGTCAGCGAACCCCTGGGCATGGAAGTGCACGTCTCCATCCGGCCCGAGCGCCTGCTGGTCTCGCGTGAACAACCGGATGGCGAATACAACTGGGCCCACGGCATGGTCAGCCACATGGCCTGGATGGGCAGCTACGCCCTCTATCAGATACGCCTGGACTCCGGCAAGACGGTCGAGGCCAGCGTGCCCAGCCGCATGCTGGCCCAGATGGACGCGCCGGGCATCGACGAAGAAATCTTCGTGAGCTGGGACGCCGACAGCGCGACGGTGCTGGCGTCATGA
- a CDS encoding ABC transporter permease subunit yields MIRFSPRDWLPSGRALAVVPPFAWLVLFLLLPFLLVLKISFAEMKFGIPPYTSLAQFQDEAIQFSLHLRGYILLFTENQYFRTYLSSVKIAGITTLVCVLMGYPIAYYIARSSARVRNLLLLAVILPFWTSLLLRVYAWVGILRNDGLLNNLLQGLGLISSPLEIYRTDLAVYIGMVYAYLPFFILPLYATLVKMDLRLLEAAYDLGARPWQAFWQITVPMSRQGVIAGAMLVFIPAVGEYVIPEMLGGANTLMIGRVMWNEFFNNADWPMASAVTCVMVLLLLVPLVYFQYSQVKQQNGDRK; encoded by the coding sequence ATGATCCGCTTTTCGCCCCGCGACTGGCTCCCGTCGGGCAGAGCCCTGGCGGTGGTGCCGCCGTTCGCCTGGCTGGTGCTGTTCCTGCTGCTGCCGTTCCTCCTGGTGCTGAAGATCAGCTTTGCCGAAATGAAATTCGGCATTCCGCCGTACACGTCGCTGGCGCAGTTCCAGGACGAGGCGATCCAGTTCAGCCTGCACCTGCGCGGCTACATCCTGCTGTTCACGGAAAACCAGTATTTCCGCACGTACCTCAGCTCGGTGAAGATCGCCGGCATCACCACGCTGGTCTGCGTGCTGATGGGCTATCCGATCGCGTACTACATCGCCCGGTCGTCGGCGCGCGTGCGCAACCTGCTGCTGCTGGCGGTGATCCTGCCGTTCTGGACGTCGCTGCTGCTGCGCGTGTATGCCTGGGTGGGCATCCTGCGCAACGACGGGCTGCTCAACAACCTGCTGCAGGGATTGGGCCTGATCTCCAGTCCGCTCGAGATCTACCGCACCGATCTGGCCGTGTATATCGGCATGGTCTATGCCTACCTGCCGTTCTTCATCCTGCCGCTGTACGCGACGCTGGTGAAGATGGACCTGCGCCTGCTTGAAGCCGCTTATGACCTGGGCGCCCGGCCCTGGCAGGCGTTCTGGCAGATCACGGTGCCGATGTCGCGCCAGGGCGTGATCGCGGGCGCGATGCTCGTGTTCATTCCGGCCGTGGGTGAATACGTGATTCCAGAAATGCTGGGTGGCGCCAACACGCTGATGATTGGCCGCGTGATGTGGAATGAATTCTTCAACAACGCCGACTGGCCGATGGCGTCGGCCGTGACGTGCGTGATGGTATTGCTGCTGCTCGTGCCGCTGGTGTACTTCCAGTACAGCCAGGTCAAGCAGCAGAACGGAGACCGCAAATGA
- a CDS encoding ABC transporter permease subunit, with protein MNGPNKTLRAVVLGLGYFFLYVPILSLMVFSFNESPSVTSWTGFSFRWYHSLVNDDALLRAAWLSFRIAVLTATAAVVIGTWAGYVLGRMGRFRGFALYVGMLSAPLVIPEVVLGISLLLMFVEVRGALGWPEQNGMFTIWVGHVTLCMAFVAVVIQTRIRDLDRSLEEAALDLGATPITVFFKITLPLIAPALASAWLLSFTLSLDDVVIASFLSGPGSSTLPMEVFSRVRLGLKPEINALATLFILAVGTCVILANRMQWRKESESK; from the coding sequence ATGAACGGTCCGAACAAGACGCTGCGCGCCGTGGTGCTGGGGCTGGGCTACTTCTTTCTGTACGTGCCCATCCTCAGCCTGATGGTGTTTTCGTTCAACGAGTCGCCCTCGGTCACGTCGTGGACCGGGTTTTCGTTCCGCTGGTATCACTCGCTGGTCAACGACGACGCGCTGTTGCGTGCCGCCTGGCTGTCGTTCCGCATCGCAGTGCTGACGGCCACCGCGGCGGTCGTCATCGGCACCTGGGCGGGCTACGTGCTGGGACGCATGGGCCGTTTCCGCGGCTTTGCGCTGTACGTCGGCATGCTGAGCGCGCCGCTGGTGATTCCCGAGGTCGTGCTGGGCATCTCGCTGCTGCTGATGTTCGTCGAGGTGCGCGGCGCGCTGGGCTGGCCCGAGCAGAACGGCATGTTCACGATCTGGGTGGGGCACGTGACGCTGTGCATGGCGTTCGTGGCCGTCGTCATCCAGACCCGCATCCGCGATCTGGACCGCTCGCTGGAAGAAGCCGCGCTGGATCTGGGCGCCACGCCGATCACCGTGTTCTTCAAGATCACGCTGCCGCTGATTGCGCCGGCGCTGGCGTCGGCCTGGCTGCTGTCCTTCACGCTGTCGCTGGACGATGTCGTCATCGCGTCGTTCCTGTCCGGCCCCGGCTCCAGCACGCTGCCCATGGAAGTTTTCTCGCGGGTGCGCCTGGGCCTCAAGCCCGAGATCAACGCGCTGGCCACCCTGTTCATCCTGGCGGTGGGCACGTGCGTGATCCTCGCCAACCGCATGCAATGGCGCAAGGAGTCCGAATCCAAATGA
- a CDS encoding arsenate reductase: protein MTQTTLYGLTKCSTCVKARDWLTEHGVDHAFVDYRDDPVPAATLKSWSEQVGGWEKLVNRASMTWRNLPDDRKTAHTDAQWTKLIAEYPALVRRPVTVTPDGEVSVGFSEKRYGERFA from the coding sequence ATGACGCAAACCACCCTGTATGGCCTGACCAAGTGCAGCACCTGCGTGAAGGCGCGCGACTGGCTGACCGAGCATGGCGTCGACCACGCCTTCGTCGACTACCGCGACGATCCGGTGCCGGCCGCGACGCTCAAGTCCTGGTCCGAGCAGGTCGGCGGTTGGGAAAAGCTGGTCAACCGCGCCTCCATGACGTGGCGCAACCTGCCCGACGACCGCAAGACCGCTCACACCGATGCCCAGTGGACCAAGCTGATTGCCGAATATCCGGCCCTGGTGCGCCGTCCGGTCACCGTCACGCCGGATGGCGAGGTGAGTGTTGGTTTCAGTGAAAAGCGCTACGGCGAACGTTTCGCCTGA
- a CDS encoding DNA-3-methyladenine glycosylase, whose translation MKSATANVSPEARGGAGRALPDAFFDRDAAQLARELPGKVIRHRVGGLWLSARIIETEAYYLEERGSHASLGYTHKRRALFMDGGTIYMYYARGGDSLNFSAGGPGNAVLIKSAYPWTDALSGPEALERMRELNPDAQGRPRALGALCAGQTLLCRSLGLKVPEWDARRFDPDALYVQDVGESPPYLICTTRLGIPAGRDEHLSYRFVDPAYAAFCTRNPLRRGQRAGQDYVWVDRQGIVLPEAPAGG comes from the coding sequence GTGAAAAGCGCTACGGCGAACGTTTCGCCTGAGGCCCGCGGCGGGGCCGGGCGCGCCCTGCCGGACGCCTTCTTCGACCGCGACGCGGCCCAGCTGGCGCGCGAGTTGCCCGGCAAGGTGATCCGCCACCGGGTCGGCGGCCTGTGGCTGTCGGCCCGCATCATCGAGACCGAGGCCTATTACCTGGAAGAGCGGGGCAGCCATGCCTCGCTGGGGTACACCCACAAACGCCGCGCCCTGTTCATGGACGGCGGCACCATCTACATGTACTACGCCCGCGGGGGCGATTCGCTCAACTTCAGTGCGGGCGGTCCCGGCAATGCGGTGCTGATCAAATCGGCCTATCCATGGACCGACGCGCTGTCCGGCCCCGAGGCGCTGGAACGGATGCGCGAACTGAATCCCGATGCGCAAGGCCGGCCCCGGGCGCTGGGCGCGCTCTGCGCGGGCCAGACGCTGCTGTGCCGGTCGCTGGGCCTGAAAGTGCCCGAGTGGGACGCCCGCCGTTTCGATCCCGACGCCTTGTATGTGCAAGACGTGGGCGAGTCGCCGCCGTATCTCATCTGCACCACGCGCCTGGGCATTCCGGCGGGGCGCGACGAACACCTGAGCTACCGCTTCGTGGACCCGGCCTATGCCGCGTTCTGCACGCGCAACCCGCTGCGTCGCGGGCAGCGCGCGGGACAGGATTACGTGTGGGTGGACCGGCAGGGCATCGTGCTGCCGGAGGCGCCGGCCGGCGGTTAG
- a CDS encoding PhoP regulatory network YrbL family protein, translating to MDPSASLNSADRSASTPAVSFQSVFGPLNLDSATPLATGGDRHIFQHPHSPALLVKVMDMRARAIYLEARPFKRWYKQYQRESAYRVYLNEISEYVTTTTRPSGVWQVPMARIVGVAQTSLGLGLVVEKITDEAGNMAPTVTDLAMKGLFDDALKAQLDEFFDDLADAHVVVHDMSTSNIAVGLNADGKKGLYLIDGFGVLPLIPLYAWSKRLNRRRLQTKYAELRESLARRVREAGF from the coding sequence ATGGATCCCAGCGCTTCTTTGAACTCCGCCGACCGCTCTGCCTCCACGCCTGCCGTCTCATTCCAGTCCGTCTTCGGACCGTTGAACCTGGATTCGGCAACGCCGCTCGCCACGGGCGGTGACCGGCACATTTTCCAGCACCCGCATTCCCCGGCCCTGCTCGTCAAGGTCATGGACATGCGCGCGCGGGCGATCTACCTGGAAGCGCGGCCGTTCAAGCGCTGGTACAAGCAGTATCAGCGCGAAAGCGCCTACCGCGTGTACCTGAACGAAATCTCGGAATACGTCACCACCACGACGCGCCCGTCCGGCGTGTGGCAGGTGCCCATGGCGCGCATCGTCGGGGTCGCGCAGACCTCGCTGGGTCTGGGCCTCGTGGTCGAAAAGATCACCGACGAGGCCGGCAACATGGCGCCCACCGTGACCGATCTGGCCATGAAAGGACTGTTCGACGATGCGCTGAAGGCGCAGCTGGATGAGTTCTTCGATGACCTGGCCGATGCGCACGTCGTGGTGCACGACATGTCGACCAGCAACATCGCGGTCGGCCTGAACGCCGACGGCAAGAAGGGGCTGTACCTGATCGACGGCTTCGGCGTACTGCCGCTGATCCCGCTGTATGCGTGGAGCAAGCGCCTGAACCGCCGCCGCCTGCAAACCAAGTACGCCGAGCTGCGCGAATCCCTGGCCCGGCGCGTGCGCGAAGCCGGTTTCTAA
- the rmuC gene encoding DNA recombination protein RmuC — MNDILLWVAAGGAVLAFVAAVLAWLRPSASDARLDALLEGLERTERALRADIAEGQRGLRSEFSESTRALRQELSQSHGDLRAGLSRDAQAARAESAESLSRFAAGFSEQLQGLIQINERRLMEVRATVDQRLQSLQSDNSAKLDEMRRTVDEKLHATLEQRLGESFKLVSDRLEAVHKGLGEMQALAAGVGDLKRVLTNVKSRGTWGEVQLARLIEDNMTPDQYASNVKPVPGSDAAVEFAIRLPGRGDGGDPVWLPIDAKFPKEEYERLMDAQDAADAEGVKAAGAALGRAVEVQARLIAGKYIAPPHTTDFAIMFLPTESLYAEVLRRPGLLDKLHDLRVNVAGPSNLAALLNSLQMGFRTLAIEQRSSEVWQVLRAVKTEFGKFGESLASVKKTLDTASNKIGQTEVRTRAMLRNLKGVEALPEADALRLLGGASADAADPEDDDAEESRAPSAGAV, encoded by the coding sequence TTGAACGACATTCTGCTTTGGGTCGCCGCGGGCGGCGCCGTGCTCGCTTTTGTGGCGGCCGTGCTGGCATGGTTGCGTCCGTCCGCTTCCGATGCCCGCCTGGACGCCTTGCTGGAGGGGCTGGAACGCACCGAGCGCGCGCTGCGCGCCGACATCGCCGAAGGCCAGCGGGGCCTGCGCAGCGAATTTTCCGAATCCACACGCGCGCTGCGGCAGGAACTGTCGCAATCGCACGGCGACCTGCGCGCGGGCCTGTCACGCGATGCGCAGGCCGCCCGCGCCGAGTCCGCCGAATCGCTGTCGCGCTTTGCCGCGGGCTTCTCGGAACAATTGCAGGGACTTATCCAGATCAACGAGCGCCGCCTCATGGAAGTGCGCGCCACGGTGGATCAGCGCCTGCAATCGCTGCAATCCGACAACAGCGCCAAGCTCGACGAAATGCGCCGCACCGTGGACGAAAAGCTCCACGCCACGCTGGAGCAGCGGCTGGGCGAGTCCTTCAAGCTGGTGTCGGACCGCCTGGAAGCCGTGCACAAGGGGCTGGGCGAAATGCAGGCGCTGGCGGCCGGGGTTGGCGACCTCAAACGCGTGCTGACGAACGTGAAGTCCCGCGGCACGTGGGGCGAAGTGCAACTGGCGCGCCTGATCGAAGACAACATGACGCCGGATCAGTACGCCAGCAACGTCAAGCCGGTGCCGGGCAGCGACGCGGCCGTCGAATTTGCCATCCGGCTGCCGGGGCGGGGCGACGGCGGCGATCCGGTCTGGCTGCCGATCGACGCCAAATTCCCCAAGGAAGAATACGAACGCCTCATGGACGCGCAGGACGCAGCCGACGCCGAAGGCGTCAAGGCCGCCGGCGCCGCGCTGGGGCGTGCGGTCGAAGTGCAGGCGCGGCTGATTGCCGGCAAGTACATCGCGCCGCCGCACACGACCGACTTCGCCATCATGTTCCTGCCCACGGAAAGCCTGTATGCGGAGGTGCTGCGCCGCCCGGGCCTGCTGGACAAGCTGCACGACTTGCGCGTCAACGTGGCGGGCCCGAGCAATCTGGCCGCGCTGCTGAACAGCTTGCAAATGGGATTTCGCACGCTGGCGATCGAACAGCGTTCCTCCGAGGTGTGGCAGGTGCTGCGGGCGGTCAAGACGGAGTTCGGCAAGTTCGGCGAATCGCTGGCCAGCGTCAAAAAGACCCTGGACACCGCCAGCAACAAGATCGGCCAGACCGAGGTGCGCACCCGCGCCATGCTGCGCAACCTGAAGGGGGTGGAGGCGCTGCCGGAAGCCGACGCCCTGCGCCTGCTCGGCGGGGCATCGGCCGATGCTGCGGATCCCGAGGACGACGACGCCGAGGAATCCCGGGCGCCGTCCGCCGGCGCCGTCTGA
- a CDS encoding amidase: MRHFAVDTWSIVSMSIAERHDSSSLDATALGADIAQGATTALTAMQQAVERVAARNPSINAACGVQAEAGLRLAQALDDELASLPSEQRLALLRDRPFLGVPTLLKDLATAAIGLPSAMGSVLYGQVQWNLDADIVKRYRRAGLIPFGRTTSAELGLSPTTESPVYGPATQNPWKKGHSAGGSSGGAGAALASGMVRIAHGSDGGGSIRIPASCCGVLGLKPSRGLMPLGPLKGEGWGGLATEHMMTLSVRDCAAALDISAGADVGAPYAAPVPPAESYRGVVARVAADPRSAPRRRIAFINTTYEGEAIHPDVAATLDEAAKFFASLGHELVQAAPPVGSEEVLSPMLPLIASAAANAIDSFVAARGRRLAADELQPTTLGAREYARAISGAQYVACIDTCHEITRRIGRFLHRDGAQGYDLFLCPVLALPPAPIGRYAMDNADYLAYRLGKKGVIGYSPFAPLANLTGMPAISIPFGKSADGLPIGIQVMGPLGAEAQLLELAAQVEALRPWPLTAPMAG; encoded by the coding sequence ATGCGGCACTTCGCCGTCGATACCTGGAGCATCGTCAGCATGAGCATCGCCGAACGCCATGATTCCTCTTCTCTCGACGCGACGGCGCTGGGCGCCGATATCGCCCAAGGCGCCACCACCGCGCTGACTGCCATGCAGCAGGCGGTCGAGCGCGTCGCAGCGCGCAATCCGTCCATCAATGCCGCTTGCGGCGTGCAGGCTGAAGCCGGTCTGCGGCTGGCGCAGGCGCTGGACGACGAACTGGCGTCGCTGCCGTCCGAACAGCGCCTGGCGCTGCTGCGCGATCGGCCGTTCCTGGGCGTGCCGACCCTGCTCAAGGACCTGGCCACGGCGGCCATCGGCCTGCCGAGCGCGATGGGGTCCGTGCTGTACGGTCAGGTCCAGTGGAACCTCGATGCCGACATCGTCAAACGTTACCGCCGTGCCGGGCTGATCCCGTTCGGCCGCACCACCAGCGCCGAATTGGGCCTGAGCCCCACGACGGAGTCGCCCGTCTATGGTCCCGCCACGCAGAACCCATGGAAAAAGGGCCACAGCGCGGGCGGCTCCAGCGGCGGCGCCGGGGCGGCGCTGGCCAGCGGCATGGTGCGCATCGCGCATGGCAGCGATGGCGGCGGCTCGATCCGCATCCCCGCGTCGTGCTGCGGCGTGCTGGGCCTCAAACCTTCGCGCGGCCTGATGCCGCTGGGCCCGCTAAAAGGGGAGGGCTGGGGCGGCCTGGCCACCGAGCACATGATGACCCTGTCCGTGCGCGACTGCGCGGCGGCGCTGGACATCAGCGCGGGCGCCGACGTGGGCGCGCCTTATGCCGCGCCCGTCCCGCCCGCGGAATCCTATCGCGGGGTGGTGGCCCGGGTTGCCGCCGATCCGCGTTCGGCGCCGCGCCGGCGCATTGCCTTCATCAACACCACCTATGAGGGCGAGGCCATTCATCCGGATGTCGCCGCCACGCTGGACGAGGCGGCCAAGTTCTTCGCGTCGCTGGGGCATGAATTGGTTCAGGCCGCGCCGCCCGTCGGCTCCGAGGAGGTCCTGTCGCCGATGCTGCCGCTGATCGCCAGCGCGGCCGCCAATGCCATCGACAGCTTCGTGGCCGCGCGCGGCAGGCGCCTGGCTGCGGACGAGCTGCAGCCCACCACGCTGGGCGCCCGCGAGTACGCCCGCGCGATTTCCGGCGCACAGTATGTGGCGTGCATCGACACCTGCCACGAGATCACCCGCCGCATCGGACGGTTCCTGCATCGGGACGGCGCGCAGGGCTATGACCTGTTCCTCTGCCCGGTGCTGGCGTTGCCGCCCGCGCCCATCGGCCGCTACGCCATGGACAACGCCGATTATCTGGCCTACCGTCTGGGCAAGAAGGGCGTCATCGGCTATTCGCCGTTCGCCCCGCTGGCCAACCTGACCGGCATGCCGGCCATTTCCATCCCCTTTGGCAAGTCCGCGGACGGGCTGCCCATCGGCATTCAGGTGATGGGGCCGCTTGGCGCCGAAGCCCAGTTGCTGGAACTGGCGGCACAGGTCGAAGCGCTGCGGCCCTGGCCGCTGACCGCGCCCATGGCCGGGTAG
- a CDS encoding isovaleryl-CoA dehydrogenase: protein MSSFATHTVFNQVPPLEDYSLYDTDPALREAVRREGAEAWAGDLAAHGAWLGRAQTLAAGAEANRCPPRLVGYDRAGHRVDRIDFHPAWNVLMSGIMARGLHSRAWMQPAPGAQVARAAAYLMQGQVEAGTLCPTTMTFAAVPLLQREPAGVVDFAGQWLPALYAREFDGSDAPLTAKRSALIGMGMTEKQGGSDLRAVTTRATPLGAPGRGCAYQLVGHKWFFSVPQADAHLVLAQTDEGLSCFFVPRWIPDGPRNAVRVRRLKDKLGNWSNASSEVEFEDAWGVMVGEPGRGLGVLLEMAGTTRLDCVLGSAALLRQALAQSAHHALHRQAFGKPLIEQPLMRNVLADLALESEAAMVLALRLARAVDERSDAAARALVRVGTPAAKLWVCKRAVSAVAECMEVWGGNGYVEEGPMPRLYRETPVNSIWEGSGNVMALDVLRALQREPDALPALESEFAPVAGQHREFDAALSRWRALLADGEQAQFQARRIAAGLARLWQAALLIEHAPGAVAQAFAGSRLQETSGVFGELPAGVDTQTILSRAWPAVAAC from the coding sequence ATGTCATCGTTCGCGACGCATACCGTGTTCAACCAGGTGCCGCCCCTGGAAGACTATTCCCTGTACGACACCGATCCGGCGCTGCGCGAGGCCGTGCGGCGCGAAGGCGCCGAGGCCTGGGCGGGCGACCTCGCCGCGCACGGCGCCTGGCTGGGCCGCGCGCAGACGCTGGCCGCGGGCGCCGAAGCCAACCGCTGTCCGCCCCGCCTGGTCGGCTACGACCGCGCCGGCCATCGCGTGGACCGCATCGACTTCCACCCCGCCTGGAACGTGCTGATGAGCGGCATCATGGCGCGCGGCCTGCATAGCCGCGCGTGGATGCAGCCCGCGCCCGGCGCACAGGTGGCGCGCGCCGCCGCCTACCTGATGCAGGGTCAGGTCGAGGCCGGCACGCTGTGTCCCACCACCATGACGTTTGCCGCCGTTCCGCTCTTGCAACGCGAGCCCGCCGGCGTCGTGGATTTTGCGGGCCAGTGGCTGCCGGCGCTGTACGCGCGGGAATTCGACGGCAGCGACGCGCCGCTCACCGCCAAGCGCAGCGCGCTGATCGGCATGGGCATGACCGAAAAGCAGGGCGGCTCGGACCTGCGCGCCGTCACCACGCGCGCCACGCCGCTGGGCGCGCCGGGGCGCGGATGCGCCTATCAGCTTGTCGGACACAAATGGTTCTTTTCAGTGCCGCAGGCGGACGCCCACCTGGTGCTGGCGCAGACCGATGAGGGCCTGAGCTGCTTTTTCGTTCCCCGCTGGATACCGGACGGCCCGCGCAACGCGGTGCGCGTGCGGCGCCTGAAGGACAAGCTGGGCAACTGGAGCAACGCCAGTTCGGAAGTCGAATTCGAAGACGCGTGGGGCGTGATGGTCGGCGAGCCCGGGCGCGGCCTGGGAGTGCTGCTGGAAATGGCGGGCACCACACGGCTCGATTGCGTGCTGGGCAGCGCGGCGCTGCTGCGCCAGGCGCTGGCGCAATCGGCGCACCACGCGCTGCATCGTCAGGCCTTCGGCAAGCCGCTGATCGAACAGCCGCTGATGCGCAACGTGCTGGCCGACCTGGCGCTCGAAAGCGAAGCGGCCATGGTCCTGGCGCTGCGCCTGGCGCGCGCCGTCGACGAACGCAGCGATGCCGCGGCGCGTGCGCTGGTGCGCGTCGGCACGCCGGCCGCCAAGCTGTGGGTCTGCAAGCGTGCGGTGTCCGCCGTGGCCGAGTGCATGGAGGTGTGGGGCGGCAACGGCTATGTCGAAGAGGGGCCGATGCCGCGCCTTTACCGGGAAACGCCCGTCAACTCCATCTGGGAAGGCTCGGGCAACGTCATGGCGCTGGACGTGCTGCGGGCGTTGCAGCGCGAGCCCGACGCGCTGCCGGCGCTGGAATCCGAATTCGCGCCCGTGGCGGGTCAGCACCGGGAGTTCGACGCGGCGCTGTCGCGTTGGCGCGCGCTGCTGGCCGATGGGGAGCAGGCGCAGTTCCAGGCGCGGCGCATCGCGGCCGGCCTGGCGCGCCTGTGGCAGGCCGCGTTGCTCATCGAACACGCACCCGGCGCGGTGGCGCAGGCCTTCGCCGGCAGCCGCCTGCAGGAGACCTCGGGCGTGTTTGGCGAACTGCCCGCGGGCGTCGACACGCAGACCATCCTGTCGCGGGCGTGGCCCGCCGTCGCCGCGTGCTAA